A region of the Kaistia geumhonensis genome:
CGCAGTCAGGCGGAGCGTTGCCGCGACATTCTCGGCAAACTGACCTCGCTCTCGACCCAGACCGACCAGCATCTCGACCGCCTGCCGATCAGCCATCTCATCGCCGAGGTCGTCGAGCCGCATCAGGGAACCGGCGTCGAGATCGACGTGAAGCTCAACGGTCGGGGCGGGCCGGAGCCGGTCGGGCGGCGCAATCCCGCCGTCATGTATGGCGTCGGCAACCTGCTCGAAAACGCGGTCGACTTCGCCGAGACCAGGGTCGAGATCACCGCGGTGTGGACCGAGGAAAGCGTCTCGCTGGTCATCGCCGATGACGGGCCGGGATTCGCCGCCGACGTGATCGACCATATCGGCGAGCCCTATGTGACGACGCGCGCACCGGCCGACGGCGCCGCCGACGAAAGCGCCGGCGGTCTCGGGCTCGGCTTCTTCATCGCGAAAACGCTGCTCGAACGTTCGCAGGCCCGCGTCGAGCTTTCCAACCGGCTGTCGCCGGCGCATGGCGCGATCGTGCGCATCGACTGGCCGCGCGACGCCATGGACCGCGAGCCGCCGCGCCGCGACGAGGCCGCGAAGGCGCTCGGAGGGCGCGGCGGCCGCGCCGTGGCGGCGGAGTGACCTTCGCCACCTATGCTACGAAAACCGTGCTGCTCTTGGCGGATGGTGCCGCGCTTCCTATAACCGGCGTCAAGAGGAACAACGAAAGACTGGGGGGCCGAGGCAGGATCCGATGACGGACATCGACAGCGCCGGGCTGGCCGGCACAGACACCACTCTCATCATCGTCGACGACGACAAGGCGTTCCTGCAGCGCCTCGCGCGGGCGATGGAGACGCGCGGCTTCCAGGTCGAGACCGCCGATAGCGTCGCCGAAGGCATGCGCAAGGTGGACCAGAAGCCGCCGGCCTATGCGGTCGTCGACATGCGCCTCGAGGACGGCAACGGGCTCGACGTCATCGAGCTGATCCGCAAGCGGCGGCCGGAATCGCGGATGGTGGTGCTGACGGGCTACGGCAACATCGCGACCGCCGTCACCGCGGTGAAGCTTGGCGCGGTCGATTACCTCGCCAAGCCCGCCGATGCCGACGAGGTGTTCCAGGCGCTGACCCGCGACCCGACCGAGAAGGCGGTGCCGCCGGACAATCCGATGTCGGCGGACCGCGTCCGCTGGGAGCATATCCAGCGCGTCTACGAGCTGTGCGAGCGCAACGTCTCCGAGACGGCCCGCCGCCTCAACATGCACCGCCGCACGTTGCAGCGCATCCTCGCCAAGCGCGCCCCGCGCTGAGGCGGGGCGCTCGCCTCAGAGCTGCATGCCGCCCGAGACCTCGATGCGCTGGCCGTTCACCCAGCGATTGGCCTCCGAGGTGAGCGCGGCGATCATCGGTCCGATGTCCTCGGGAAGCCCGACGCGTCCGAGCGCGGTGGCGCTCGCCACCATGCGGTTCACCTCGGGATTGTCGCGCACCATGCCGCCGCTGAAGTCCGTCGCGATGGCGCCGGGCGCCACCGTGTTCGCCGTGATCCCGCGCGCGCCGAGTTCCGCGGCGAGATAGCGCGTCAGAACCTCGACGGCGCCCTTCATGGCGGCATAGGACGCGCTGCCGGGATAGGAGAAGCGGGTCAAGCCGGAGGAGACGTTGACGATGCGGCCGCCGTCGCGAAGAAGCGGCAGCAGCGCCTGCGTCAGGAAGAAGACGCCCTTCAGATGCACGCCGTAGAGCGCGTCGAACTCGGCTTCCGTCGTCTCCGCGATGGGCCGGTGATGCGCGGTGCCCGCATTGTTGACGAGAATGTCGAAGCGATCGCTGCCGAGGCTGGCCAGCGCCTCCCGCACCGCGGCGACGAAGGCCGGGAAGGACCTGATGTCGCCCGCGTCGAGCGGAAGAGCGACGGCGCGTGCCCCTTTCTGCTCCACCGCCGCGACGGTCGCCTCGGCCTCGTCGCGGGCAGCGCGATAGGTGAAGATCGTGGAGACGCCGCGTTCGGCAAGCGCGATGACGGCGCTGCGGCCGAGGCCCCGGCTGCCGCCGGTGACGATGGCGATCGTGGGGGTGTGGTTCGTCGATTGCTCGGTCATGATGACTGCCTTTCGGGGTGGAAGGAATGGCAGGACCATAGGCGGCGCCACTCGGGGGCTTAATGCCGGAACTCCCCTCGTTCTTGCCCGATCCTGCTTCTTGCCCGATCCCCCGCGCCTTCCTATGTCTGGCGCTCGACAGGAGGCGAGGCGGATCGTGGTTTCGAGCGCGCTGGTGGAGGCCGTGAGCCGCTTTGCGGCACATAGGCCGGGCGAAGGACCGTTCCTGACCGGCATCGACGGTCTGTTCGTGCTTCGGAACGACACGACGAAGCCGCCCTCGCATGTCATTCACCGCCCGGCGCTCTGTGTCGTCGTTCAGGGCGCGAAATGGAGCGAAGCCGGCGATGTGCGGCTTCACTACGCCGCCGGTCATGCGCTGCTCGTCAGCCTCGATATCCCCGCGACCGGCTGCGTGGTCGAGGCGAGCCCCGAGAAGCCTTTTCTGGGCGTGGTGCTCGAACTCGACCTCGCCATCCTGCGCGAGGTGATCGAGCAGATGGAGACGCCGCCCGCCGTCGCCGAAGCGAGCCTCGGCCTCGCGGTGATCGATATCGACGAACCGTTGTCGGACTGCATGCTGCGCGCCATGCGCCTCACGGCGACGCCGGAGGCCGCCGCGCTGCTCCTGCCGCCGCTGATGCGCGAGATCTGCTACTGGCTGCTGGCCGGGCCGCAGGGCGGCGCGGTCGCCCGCCTCGCCGCGGCCGGCAGCCGTCCGGGCCGCCTCATCGAGGCGCTGCATATGCTGCGCGGACGCTTTCGCGAGACGGTGCGGATCGCCGAGCTGGCCGAGGTCGCGCAGCTCAGCGCTTCGGCCTTCCATCGCCAGTTCAAGGCGCTCACCGGCATGACGCCGCTGCAGTATCAGAAGCGGCTGCGGCTGATCGAGGCGCGGCGGCTGATCATCGGCACGGCCGCGCGCGCCGAATCCGCAGCCTATGCGGTCGGCTACGAAAGCCCGTCGCAGTTCAGCCGCGACTATGTGCGGATGTTCGGCATGCCGCCGGCCCGCGACGGAACACGGCTGCGCCGTCAGGCCGCGTGAGCGAGGCTCAGTCCTCGCTGTCCGCCATCATCGCCTCGAGCGCGAGGCGCTCGCGGGCGCGCATGCGCTCGCTCTCGCTCTTCAGCTGCCCGCAGGCAGCGAGGATGTCGCGGCCGCGCGGTGTGCGGATCGGCGAGGCATAGCCGGCGCGATTGACGATGTCCGAGAAGGCCTCGATCGTCTCCCAGTCCGAACACTGGTAGTTGACGCCCGGCCAGGGATTGAACGGGATCAGGTTGATCTTGGCCGGGATGCCGCGCAGCAGGCGGACGAGTTCGCGCGCATCGGCCGCGCTGTCGTTGATGTCCTTCAGCATCACATATTCGAAGGTGATGCGGCGGGCGTTGGAAAGGCCCGGATAGGCGCGGCAGGCGTCGAGCAGTTCGGCGATCGGGTATTTCTTGTTGAGCGGCACGAGGATGTCGCGCAGGTCGTCGCGCACCGCATGCAGCGAGATCGCCAGCATCGAGCCGATCTCCTCGCCGGCGCGCGGGATCATCGGCACGACGCCGGAGGTCGAGAGCGTGATGCGCCGCTTGGAGAGCGACAGGCCCTCGCCGTCGGAGGCGATGAGCAGCGCCTCCTTCACATTGTCGAAATTGTAGAGCGGCTCGCCCATGCCCATCATGACGATGTTGGAGACGAGGCGGCCCTCCGAGGGGACCGCGGCGCCGACCGGCGTCGACTTGTCCGGAAAATCGCCGAGGCGGTCGCGCGCGACGAGGATCTGGCCGACGATCTCCTCGGCGGTCAGGTTCCGCACCAGCTTCTGCGTGCCGGTATGGCAGAAGGAACAGGTGAGCGTGCAGCCGACCTGGCTGGAGACGCAGAGCGTGCCACGGCCGATTTCGGGGATATAGACCGTCTCGATCTCGACCGGACGGCCGGCACCGCGCGGGGGGAAGCGCATCAGCCACTTGCGCGTGCCGTCCTCGGACACCTGCTCGGCGACGATCTCCGGCCGCGCCAGCGTGAACGCGTCGGCAAGCGTCGCGCGCATATCCTTGGAAACATTCAGCATGTCGCCGAAATCGGTGACGCCCCGCGCATAGATCCAGTTCCAGATCTGGGCCGTGCGCATGCGGATCTGCTTCGGCTCGACGCCGATCGCGGCGAGTTCGGCGCCGATGCCGGCGCGCGAGAGGCCCACCAGCGAGGGCTTCTCGCCCGCGCCGCGCGGCGGCTTCTGAATGGCTTCGGCCGCCGGAGCGGCGGCGAGGGGAGCGGTCATGCGAGGATTCCGTTCTCTTCCGATCCGGGCGCCTCGGGCGGCCTCGTTTGATCGGCGTCATTCGCGTTGGCCGGCTCATAGCACAGGATGCGGCGAAAATCATGCCGCCTTTGCGCGGCCCTCTTCAGCGGGCCTTAACGCCGTGGCAGCATGGTGCAACGGGACGCAAAGTCCCGATCGGGGAGGAACGACCATGCTTCGTCTGCTCGCTGCCGCGCTTTCGCTCACCGCCATGAGCCATGCCGCACTCGCCTGCACCGCCGTCGACATCGTGGCCACGGACAAGTCCGTCATTGCTGGCCGCACCATGGAATGGGCGTTCGACATGCAGTGGACGCTCGCCAGCATCCCGAAGGGCACGAGCCTGACGCTGCCCGCCCCGAAAGGCGCCAGCCCCCGCACCGTCACCACGAGCTATTCCGTGGTCGGCATCGGCGCCGGGATCATCCCGGGCATGCCGCTGGTCGAGGGACAGA
Encoded here:
- a CDS encoding ActR/PrrA/RegA family redox response regulator transcription factor, with amino-acid sequence MTDIDSAGLAGTDTTLIIVDDDKAFLQRLARAMETRGFQVETADSVAEGMRKVDQKPPAYAVVDMRLEDGNGLDVIELIRKRRPESRMVVLTGYGNIATAVTAVKLGAVDYLAKPADADEVFQALTRDPTEKAVPPDNPMSADRVRWEHIQRVYELCERNVSETARRLNMHRRTLQRILAKRAPR
- a CDS encoding SDR family NAD(P)-dependent oxidoreductase, whose product is MTEQSTNHTPTIAIVTGGSRGLGRSAVIALAERGVSTIFTYRAARDEAEATVAAVEQKGARAVALPLDAGDIRSFPAFVAAVREALASLGSDRFDILVNNAGTAHHRPIAETTEAEFDALYGVHLKGVFFLTQALLPLLRDGGRIVNVSSGLTRFSYPGSASYAAMKGAVEVLTRYLAAELGARGITANTVAPGAIATDFSGGMVRDNPEVNRMVASATALGRVGLPEDIGPMIAALTSEANRWVNGQRIEVSGGMQL
- a CDS encoding AraC family transcriptional regulator, yielding MVSSALVEAVSRFAAHRPGEGPFLTGIDGLFVLRNDTTKPPSHVIHRPALCVVVQGAKWSEAGDVRLHYAAGHALLVSLDIPATGCVVEASPEKPFLGVVLELDLAILREVIEQMETPPAVAEASLGLAVIDIDEPLSDCMLRAMRLTATPEAAALLLPPLMREICYWLLAGPQGGAVARLAAAGSRPGRLIEALHMLRGRFRETVRIAELAEVAQLSASAFHRQFKALTGMTPLQYQKRLRLIEARRLIIGTAARAESAAYAVGYESPSQFSRDYVRMFGMPPARDGTRLRRQAA
- the rlmN gene encoding 23S rRNA (adenine(2503)-C(2))-methyltransferase RlmN, with the protein product MTAPLAAAPAAEAIQKPPRGAGEKPSLVGLSRAGIGAELAAIGVEPKQIRMRTAQIWNWIYARGVTDFGDMLNVSKDMRATLADAFTLARPEIVAEQVSEDGTRKWLMRFPPRGAGRPVEIETVYIPEIGRGTLCVSSQVGCTLTCSFCHTGTQKLVRNLTAEEIVGQILVARDRLGDFPDKSTPVGAAVPSEGRLVSNIVMMGMGEPLYNFDNVKEALLIASDGEGLSLSKRRITLSTSGVVPMIPRAGEEIGSMLAISLHAVRDDLRDILVPLNKKYPIAELLDACRAYPGLSNARRITFEYVMLKDINDSAADARELVRLLRGIPAKINLIPFNPWPGVNYQCSDWETIEAFSDIVNRAGYASPIRTPRGRDILAACGQLKSESERMRARERLALEAMMADSED